In the genome of Bacteroidota bacterium, the window TCGGGCGTGCCCTCGCGGCCCGGGCGGGTGCGCGCGGCGAGGCGCACGGCGTACTCGATCACGTTGTCCGCGACCGGCACCTGGCGCACGAGGTCCTGGAACAGCTTCAACTCATCCAGGCTCAGCACCGGCTCGATGACGGGCTTGGCCGCGCCGGTCGTGTTGCGGACGACGGCCACCTCCTCCTCGAAGCTCGGGTAGTCGAGCCAGAGGTTGAGCATGAAGCGGTCGAGCTGCGCCTCCGGCAGCGGGTAGGTGCCCTCCTGCTCGATCGGGTTCTGCGTGGCGAGCACGAAGAACGGCGCGTCGAGCGGGAACGTCTGCCCGGCGGCGGTGACGTGGCGCTCCTGCATCGCTTCGAGGAGCGCGGCCTGCGTCTTAGGCGGCGTGCGGTTGATCTCGTCGGCGAGGATGACCTGCGCGAAGAGCGGGCCTTTGACAAACTTGAACGAGCGGCGGCCGGTCGCCGGGTCCTCCTCGATGATCTCGGTGCCGGTGATGTCGCCCGGCATGAGGTCGGGCGTGAACTGGATGCGGCTGAACGAGAGGTCGATGGCGTCCGCGAGGGTGCGGATGAGGAGCGTCTTGGCGAGGCCCGGCACGCCCACGAGCAAGCAGTGGCCCTGCGCGAGCAGGCACACCGTCACGCCCTCCACGATAGCCTCCTGCCCCACGATCACTTTGCCGACTTCCCGGCGAAGCCGCCCATAGGCGTCGTGCAACGCCTCGACAGCAGCAGGATCGGAAGCGGAGGGCAGGCTAGACATGAGCAGAGGAAGCAAGCGTAAACGGGGGACTATTCAGGCGCGATCGCAATGACCAGCACGCACTAGGCTTAGGTGCCGCCCAGAGTTCCAGCGCGTTGCTCCGGCGCGACATAGCGGTCGCTCTTGATCATCACCTGCACGCGTTCCCGGAGGCGCCCGATGTAGGCGACGAGTTCGCTCTGGCGCTTCTCCTGGAGGGCATACTCACTCAGCAGCGCGTAGTCGGTGATCGGGTCGAGCGTGTGCGGCGG includes:
- a CDS encoding MoxR family ATPase, with protein sequence MSSLPSASDPAAVEALHDAYGRLRREVGKVIVGQEAIVEGVTVCLLAQGHCLLVGVPGLAKTLLIRTLADAIDLSFSRIQFTPDLMPGDITGTEIIEEDPATGRRSFKFVKGPLFAQVILADEINRTPPKTQAALLEAMQERHVTAAGQTFPLDAPFFVLATQNPIEQEGTYPLPEAQLDRFMLNLWLDYPSFEEEVAVVRNTTGAAKPVIEPVLSLDELKLFQDLVRQVPVADNVIEYAVRLAARTRPGREGTPDFVNEYLSYGAGPRASQYLILGAKARALLGGRVTPLREDVQAMAVPVLRHRIVTNFNAEAEGVTPVDVIGRIVDL